ACGAACGTGCGATCCACGCGACCCTGCGCGCATTGCGTGCGCAGTTCGACCTGATCGTGACGACGGGCGGCGCGTCAGTCGGCGAGCGCGACATGACCCGCAGCGCGTTGACGTCGCTCGGAGCTTCCTTCGTTCTGCGCGGCATGCGCATGAAGCCCGGCAAGCCGGCCGCGCTCGCGCGCTTATTCGTGCGGGCATCGTCCGGCTTTGGAGGCCAGTGCAGTGAACAGTGAAGCCCGATCATGCTGGCGCAGGACCCGCGAGCGGGGCCCCGATCCCGTCAGCCGGGCCGATTGAGGTGCAGCAGCATGAAGTCCCACGCTCGCGCAAGGAGTCCGGCCTGCGGAACTGCGTCGAGCGCGACAAGCGGCCCCTGTGCGAGAACCCGGCCGTCCGTTGAGACGAGCTCCACGTTCCCCACCTTCTGGTCTGCGGCGAGCGGCGCGACGAGCGGTGACACGATTGAGACCTTCGGCTTGACGCCGCGATCCTGACCGGCGGGCACGGTCAGCATCAGGTCCTTCGCCACGCCCACCCTGACGCTCAATGCCGTGCCCTCGTAGAGGCGGGACGTCTCGACCGCCTGACCGGCCTTGTAGAACGCGACTTCCTCGAACGCATCGTAGGCGAAGTCGAGCATTTTCAGGCTGTCGCGCACACGGTCGGATCCTGTCGGGTCGCCCATCACGACACTGATGACACGCCGCGTCATGCCGGGGGCGCCAGGTACGGGCCGCAGGGCGCTGGCGATCAGGCAATACCCGGCGGCATCGGTATGTCCGGTCTTGAGACCGTCAACAGTCGGATCGAGCCAGAGCAGGCGATTACGGTTTAGCTGCCGGATGTTGTCGTAGCTGAACGTCCTGACCGAAAAGATTGGATAGTCCTGCGGGAAATCGTGAATCACGCGCATCGCGAGAATCGCCAGATCGCCTGCCGTCGTGTAGTGATTCGGTTCAGGCATGCCGTTGACGTCCGCAAAGTGCGTGTGGCTCATCCCTATCGCCTGGGCCTGGGCATTCATCACGTCGACGAAATGCGATTGCGTGCCGCCCACGATTTCCGCCAGTGCAATCGCGGCATCGTTGCCGGACTCTACAATCAACCCGTAGAGCAGGTCGTGCACGGACACCGGCTTGTTCGCCTCGATGAACATCCTCGATTCGTCCTTGCCGACGGAGCGAACGGCATCGCTGGGCAACACCGTTTCGTCCATGCGGATTTTATTGTCCTGCAGCGCCTGAAAGACCAGATACGCCGTCATGATCTTCGTGAGCGACGCAGGCTCCATGCGCGCCTCGGCGTCCTGCGAGGCGAGGATCTGATTGCTCGACGAGTCCATTAAGACCCAGGCGCGCGCGTTGACCGCGGGCGGTGCGGTCTGGGCCGGTGCGCGATTCGAAAGCAGCGCGATCGAGCAAAGCGACGCGAGGAGGACATATCTCTTACGAAGGGACTTGCACAGACTCATACGCTCCTTGTGACGTTCAGGGTTGCTGAAATGTGGTAAGGCAGTAGCAACGCGCGCACGCAACCGCGCGGTGCGCATCCGCCCCCATCTGGCCGATTGCGAGACAAGTACGGTAGAGGGCGGCCCCTGCGCCCAGGAAGTCCCTTTTCCAGAATACTGTTTTGCGCGCTGGGCACCGCCCTGACGCACAGACGCCGCCTCGCGGCAACTCGCCATCTTCGAAAATCTGCTTTGCGCAACCGGTATAGCGGCCCCCAAACCACGCGTTCTAGACTACACGGGCCGGCTTCTGCTCCCGCGCTCGCCGCCGATCGGATGGCCAGTGGATCGGGGCGCCGAGTGTCCAGACTGCTCGCGCCGCATGGGCAGGCGGCGCCCGGCTCGCATGCGGCACGCGCGTCTCGCCTCTTCGCGCCCGCTGCCCGATCGACAGCCAGGCTGAAATCGCTACAACGGAAAAAGGAGAATCTCGATGCTTTTGGGAAAAAAACTGGCCCACTGGGCGGAGGAAATACGGTCGACGTCAAACCTTCCAGCGCACCTTGTGTTGTGGAATGGTGAGCACTTCGATTTTGGGACGTTCGCCGAGCCTCATGTCACGCTGAACGTCAGGAGCGCATCCGCGTTGCCGTTGCTCCTCGATCCGAGTCTCGACAATCTCGGCGAGGCCTACGTGAACGGCAAGATCGATATCGAAGGCAAACTCACGGACATCATCGACATCGGCTACGCGCTCGCCCGCAGTACCGTGACTAACGCCCTCTCTGCTGTGCGCGCCGTGCGCGCCATGAGTCACACGAGGCGGACCGACAAGCGGGCAATCCAATACCACTACGATGTCTCGAACGAGTTCTACCAACTGTGGCTCGACGAGAACATGGTCTACTCGTGCGCGTACTTCGAGAACGGCGACGAAGACCTCGCCGCCGCGCAACTCAAGAAGATCGACCACATCCTCACCAAGATCCAGTTGCAGCCCGGACAGCGCCTGCTCGACATCGGCTGCGGCTGGGGCGCGCTCGTGCTGCGCGCGGCCCACAAGTTCGGCGCGCGCTGTGTGGGTATCACGCTTTCCCAGAACCAGTTCGATCTCGCCGCTGCGCGCGTGAAAGCAGCCGGACTCGAGGACCGCATCGAGATCCGCCTGCAGGACTATCGCGACGTCGAAGGCCAGTTCGACCGCATCACGAGTGTCGGCATGTTCGAGCACGTCGGCTGCAGGAATCTGCCTGACTATTTCTCTCGCATCCGCGCGTTGCTCACCGACGACGGCATCGCCATGAACCATGGGATCACGTCCACCGGCGCAGACGGCCGCGAGACCGGCCTCGGCGGCAGCCAGTTCATCGACCGCTACGTGTTCCCGGACGGCGAGCTACCGAACATCAGTCTGGCGCTCGAGGCGCTGCAGAGCGGCGGACTGGAGGCGGTCGACATCGAGAACCTGAGGCGACACTATGCCCGCACGCTCAACACCTGGAGCGGGAACTTCGAGGCGCAAGCCGAGCAGGCCAGGAAGCTCGTCGATGAAGTGAAGTTCCGCATCTGGCGCGTCTATCTGGCGGGTTGCGCCTACGCGTTTGAGCACGACGACGTCTCGATTTACCAGATCGTCTGCCGCAAGGCCGGGCGAAACGCGGCGACGCTGCCGTGGTCGCGCCGACACATGTACGAGCACACACTGCCGCGCTAGCGCA
The DNA window shown above is from Paraburkholderia sp. BL10I2N1 and carries:
- a CDS encoding molybdopterin-binding protein, whose product is MLDVFATLRVGILTTGDELVAPGGPREAQQIYDSNGLMLGTLAAGMGAHVVRTVHMGDDERAIHATLRALRAQFDLIVTTGGASVGERDMTRSALTSLGASFVLRGMRMKPGKPAALARLFVRASSGFGGQCSEQ
- a CDS encoding cyclopropane-fatty-acyl-phospholipid synthase family protein, translated to MLLGKKLAHWAEEIRSTSNLPAHLVLWNGEHFDFGTFAEPHVTLNVRSASALPLLLDPSLDNLGEAYVNGKIDIEGKLTDIIDIGYALARSTVTNALSAVRAVRAMSHTRRTDKRAIQYHYDVSNEFYQLWLDENMVYSCAYFENGDEDLAAAQLKKIDHILTKIQLQPGQRLLDIGCGWGALVLRAAHKFGARCVGITLSQNQFDLAAARVKAAGLEDRIEIRLQDYRDVEGQFDRITSVGMFEHVGCRNLPDYFSRIRALLTDDGIAMNHGITSTGADGRETGLGGSQFIDRYVFPDGELPNISLALEALQSGGLEAVDIENLRRHYARTLNTWSGNFEAQAEQARKLVDEVKFRIWRVYLAGCAYAFEHDDVSIYQIVCRKAGRNAATLPWSRRHMYEHTLPR